The following is a genomic window from Balneolaceae bacterium.
TTATAGACGACCCGTACGACTGTATCATGCCGGCTTTCGATCCATCTACCGCATCAATTAGCATTTGAATAGACACAGACTCTCCCTGCAGGTATTTTCGGCTGAAATCTTCCGGAATAGTCAAGATCATATTGACGTTTCCGGCTTTCAGTTTTTCTAAAGCTGCATCAGTATTAAAACTTTTGTTTTCCAGACTGAAATATCCTGTTGCCTGGAATTGGGAACTTAGTTCGCGTGAGAGAGATGATTGGTCAAAATCCACAAGAGCAAAAGTGGCTTCCTTCAGTTCGTATGTAGCTGCAAATGATAGAATTAAAAGCTGAACAATTGGCATAACAAACAGAATAGGAAGCATCGCCTTGTTACGGAAAATCTGAAGAAACTCCTTCTGAAGTATAAATTGAATAGTTTTCATTGCAGTCTCACGTTAAATCGCTTCATGCTGAGTCCCATAAACAACAGAGTAATGGCCATCAATATCACTGTTTGGAACCAAAGGATTGAGATGCCCCCTCCTTTCAGCATGATGCTTCTGACGATAATTAAAAACCATTTTGCTGGAATAATGTGACTAATCAATTGCAGCGGATAGGGCATACTTGAGATCGGGAAAATGAATCCTGACAGAAGAACCGTTGGCAGCAGCAGGCCAGCCAGGGAAACCATCATTGCCGTTTGTTGATTATTGGCAACGGCGGAGATAAAAACACCCAGCGAAAGTGCTGTAAGAATAAAGAGCAGAGATTCCGCAAAAAACAGGATATATGATCCCTCAAACGGGACACCGAATACAAAGATCGCAAGCAAAAGGATTGTAATTACGTTGACAAGTGATAAAACCAGGTATGGCAATACTTTACCGATGATGATATGATGAGTTTTTAACGGCGATACCAGCAGAATCTCCATATTTCCCATCTCTTTTTCTCTGGTGATAGAGATGGACGTCATAAGAGCAGAAATAAGCATGAGAATCACCGCAATTAAACCCGG
Proteins encoded in this region:
- a CDS encoding ABC transporter permease gives rise to the protein MEAFKGFVTKEFKQIYRDKRTILVLFGMPVIMMILFGYAIRNEIQSAKVAVLDLSKDTMTRELIQKIESNPSFEITNYLQTYSEVEPLFQEGNVKAVLILEKDFEQKIVRTLNAQIQMITDATDPNLAGLLQAYTSRIVQDFNSELNRDRSIKQAGLTPEIRMMYNPELKSVNLFVPGLIAVILMLISALMTSISITREKEMGNMEILLVSPLKTHHIIIGKVLPYLVLSLVNVITILLLAIFVFGVPFEGSYILFFAESLLFILTALSLGVFISAVANNQQTAMMVSLAGLLLPTVLLSGFIFPISSMPYPLQLISHIIPAKWFLIIVRSIMLKGGGISILWFQTVILMAITLLFMGLSMKRFNVRLQ